Proteins encoded in a region of the Pseudomonas denitrificans (nom. rej.) genome:
- a CDS encoding AMP-binding protein produces MSAQPSGHVARELARHAYQNLHDLLRDACRQFPQRLAFSCGDSHLSFAELERQADAFARYLRHHAGLQAGDRLALMLPNSLQYPIATFGALKAGVVLVNTNPQYTASELRHQLADSGASAVLLLDRLLPLLRGVQAHSDIRQVLLTSIDDIERPQFDSDEADCTRFQQALRLGAEAPPVEAEPGLDRLALLQYTGGTTGVSKGAMLSHRCLIANVIQTLELFLRPGLLEPATDVRIAPLPLYHIMAFATNCLSSVGMGLHTVFIRDGRNLDEIIGAMRRYPFTLMSGINTLFVGLMNHADFPSIDFSHLKWVTSGGAPLNREVGRRWEALTGAPVREGFGLTEASPVVSTGTLLSPYREGYVGQALVDTELRTVDEEGNDTGPDQPGELWLRGPQVMQGYWQRPEESAQVLTSDGWLKTGDIAELDADGMLKIVDRKKDMILVSGFNVFPNEVEDAVMRHPGVRECVAIGVPDERKGESVKLFVSLKDETLAPAQIIAHCREHLTGYKVPSFVEVLDELPKTSVGKLLRRQLRDLELAKRTTA; encoded by the coding sequence ATGTCTGCTCAACCCTCCGGTCACGTGGCCCGCGAGCTCGCCCGTCACGCCTACCAGAATCTCCACGACCTGCTGCGCGATGCCTGCCGACAATTCCCCCAGCGCCTGGCGTTCTCCTGCGGCGACAGCCACCTGAGCTTCGCCGAGCTGGAGCGCCAGGCCGACGCCTTCGCCCGCTACCTGCGCCACCACGCCGGCCTGCAAGCCGGCGACCGCCTGGCGCTGATGCTGCCCAACTCCCTGCAGTACCCCATCGCCACCTTCGGCGCGCTGAAGGCCGGCGTAGTACTGGTGAACACCAACCCGCAATACACCGCCAGCGAGCTGCGCCATCAACTGGCCGACTCCGGCGCCAGCGCCGTACTACTGCTCGACCGCCTGCTGCCGCTGCTGCGCGGCGTGCAGGCACACAGCGACATCCGCCAGGTGCTGCTGACCTCCATCGACGACATCGAGCGCCCACAGTTCGACAGCGACGAGGCCGACTGCACGCGCTTCCAGCAGGCCCTGCGCCTGGGTGCCGAGGCACCGCCGGTGGAGGCCGAGCCGGGCCTGGATCGCCTCGCGCTGCTGCAGTACACCGGCGGCACCACGGGCGTCTCCAAGGGCGCGATGCTCAGCCACCGCTGCCTGATCGCCAACGTCATCCAGACCCTGGAACTGTTCCTGCGCCCCGGCCTGCTGGAGCCGGCCACCGATGTGCGCATCGCGCCGCTGCCGCTCTATCACATCATGGCCTTCGCCACGAACTGCCTGTCCTCGGTGGGCATGGGCCTGCACACGGTGTTCATCCGCGACGGCCGCAACCTCGACGAGATCATCGGCGCGATGCGCCGCTATCCCTTCACCCTGATGAGCGGGATCAACACCCTGTTCGTCGGCCTGATGAACCACGCGGATTTCCCCAGCATCGACTTCAGCCACCTGAAGTGGGTGACCTCCGGCGGCGCGCCGCTGAACCGCGAAGTCGGCCGGCGCTGGGAAGCGCTGACCGGCGCGCCGGTGCGCGAAGGTTTCGGGCTCACCGAGGCCTCGCCGGTGGTCTCCACCGGCACGCTGCTGAGCCCGTACCGCGAGGGCTACGTCGGCCAGGCGCTGGTGGATACCGAGCTGCGCACCGTGGACGAGGAGGGCAACGACACCGGCCCCGACCAGCCCGGCGAACTCTGGCTGCGCGGCCCACAGGTCATGCAGGGCTACTGGCAACGCCCGGAGGAGAGCGCCCAGGTGCTCACCTCCGACGGCTGGCTGAAGACCGGCGACATCGCCGAGCTGGACGCCGACGGCATGCTGAAGATCGTCGACCGCAAGAAGGACATGATCCTGGTCTCGGGCTTCAATGTGTTCCCCAACGAGGTGGAAGACGCGGTGATGCGCCACCCCGGCGTGCGCGAGTGCGTAGCCATCGGCGTGCCGGACGAACGCAAGGGCGAATCGGTGAAGCTGTTCGTCAGCCTCAAGGACGAGACGCTGGCGCCGGCGCAGATCATCGCCCACTGCCGCGAGCACCTCACCGGCTACAAGGTGCCGAGCTTCGTCGAGGTGCTCGACGAGCTGCCCAAGACCAGTGTCGGCAAGCTGCTGCGCCGACAACTGCGTGACCTGGAACTGGCCAAAAGGACCACCGCGTGA